Proteins encoded together in one Paracidovorax wautersii window:
- a CDS encoding M48 family metallopeptidase, translating into MAGARTIPPTANAAPPAALVRARWYDGLNSQGRPVLIGFQPGTAGPALVLHPLHQGAAPVVFGHRQVGWPEAWHAQRLQERLVVDLQDAGSLEIEDAAGWHAALQRAGQRPTLAQRMQTRWPAFIAVLVVAAIGLTLFYRYGTPWAATQLTRFVPLAWETALTTDTLRRMDEGRMLKPSQLAPERQAALRQRFDALVAQTPPGLRRYRGYAPRYTLSFRSGMGPNAFALPGGAIVVTDDLVREARERQLGDDAIVGVLAHEIGHVVHRHTTRMLVEQGVLNIGLGLALGDVSGLLSTGSALLTGLAYSRSKEREADCFAIALMGQARLPTAPMADLLLAIAHDAETPAPTPAAGASTPASQAPPSPHPQPAQEGWTLLSSHPDTVQRARELRDGHAPHCAR; encoded by the coding sequence ATGGCCGGCGCCCGCACCATCCCACCCACCGCGAACGCAGCGCCACCAGCCGCGCTGGTGCGGGCCCGCTGGTATGACGGGCTGAACAGCCAGGGGCGGCCCGTGCTCATCGGCTTCCAGCCCGGCACGGCGGGGCCGGCCCTGGTGCTGCACCCGCTGCACCAGGGCGCGGCGCCGGTGGTGTTCGGCCACCGCCAAGTGGGCTGGCCCGAAGCCTGGCACGCCCAGCGCCTGCAGGAACGTCTGGTGGTGGACCTGCAGGACGCGGGCAGCCTGGAGATCGAGGACGCCGCCGGCTGGCATGCGGCCTTGCAGCGGGCCGGCCAGCGCCCGACCCTGGCCCAGCGCATGCAGACGCGCTGGCCCGCATTCATCGCCGTGCTGGTGGTCGCGGCCATCGGCCTCACGCTGTTCTACCGGTATGGCACGCCGTGGGCGGCCACGCAGCTCACGCGCTTCGTCCCGCTGGCCTGGGAGACGGCCCTTACCACCGACACGCTGCGGCGCATGGACGAAGGGCGCATGCTCAAGCCCAGCCAGCTCGCGCCGGAACGCCAGGCCGCGCTGCGCCAGCGCTTCGACGCCCTGGTGGCGCAGACGCCCCCCGGGCTGCGGCGCTACCGGGGCTACGCGCCGCGCTACACGCTGTCGTTCCGCTCGGGCATGGGACCCAATGCCTTCGCGCTGCCCGGCGGAGCCATCGTGGTGACGGACGATCTGGTGCGGGAGGCGCGCGAGCGGCAGCTGGGCGACGATGCCATCGTCGGCGTGCTGGCGCACGAGATCGGCCACGTGGTGCACCGCCACACCACCCGCATGCTGGTGGAGCAGGGTGTGCTCAACATCGGGCTGGGGCTGGCGCTGGGCGACGTCTCCGGCCTGCTGTCCACCGGCAGCGCGCTGCTCACGGGCCTGGCCTACAGCCGCAGCAAGGAGCGCGAGGCGGACTGCTTCGCCATCGCCCTGATGGGCCAGGCGCGCCTGCCGACCGCCCCCATGGCCGACCTGCTGCTGGCCATTGCGCACGACGCCGAAACGCCCGCGCCAACGCCGGCCGCCGGAGCCTCCACGCCCGCCAGCCAGGCCCCGCCGTCGCCGCATCCCCAGCCGGCGCAGGAAGGATGGACGCTACTCAGCAGCCATCCGGACACCGTCCAGCGGGCCCGCGAACTGCGCGACGGCCACGCCCCGCACTGCGCGCGCTGA
- a CDS encoding sigma-70 family RNA polymerase sigma factor: MSAPSPSPLLVAFAESYHDLVRFVARRTGPQAAQDLVHDAWLRLAERGVQGVQGAAAFEPAADPQQAARQQRSYLYTVAENLTIDHLRRNRRAHERFDADALPEAAPAHHATPDVADTHLYRQALTEVERTLAQLPARCRDIFLADRIDGLPHAELASRHGVSVKTVEREVMRALDSVEASLHRWRGEADAPARKGRRRALSALLGAAGMGVGSAALWQAWRQWMPQYAATLATATGCTLVQPLPDGSTLALDARSEVQVRYTALRRGVQLLSGSAFFAVAPDAQRPFEVQAQGVRVTVVGTRFEVALEPHGVRVSVEEGRVRVEDPHGAPLELQAGEQVLLPPQAPAQRSARTGTVAPWRDGWLEFHHTPLGEAVQRLGRYSALPLSVEPDAADLPVLARVRIADARQWLRLLPGSLPVAVREAGGGAIVIARR; the protein is encoded by the coding sequence ATGTCCGCACCGTCCCCTTCGCCGCTGCTGGTGGCGTTTGCCGAGAGCTACCACGACCTCGTCCGCTTCGTGGCGCGGCGCACCGGACCGCAGGCCGCCCAGGACCTGGTGCATGACGCGTGGCTGCGGCTGGCCGAGCGGGGCGTGCAGGGCGTGCAGGGCGCTGCGGCGTTCGAGCCCGCGGCCGACCCCCAGCAGGCCGCGCGGCAGCAGCGCAGCTACCTCTACACGGTGGCGGAGAACCTGACCATCGACCACCTGCGGCGCAACCGCCGCGCCCACGAGCGGTTCGACGCCGACGCGCTGCCCGAGGCCGCCCCCGCCCACCACGCCACGCCCGACGTGGCGGACACCCACCTCTACCGCCAGGCCTTGACGGAAGTGGAGCGCACGCTGGCGCAGCTGCCAGCCCGCTGCCGTGACATCTTCCTGGCCGACCGCATCGACGGCCTGCCGCATGCCGAGCTGGCCAGCCGCCACGGCGTCTCGGTCAAGACGGTCGAGCGCGAGGTCATGCGGGCGCTGGACAGCGTCGAGGCCTCGCTGCACCGCTGGCGCGGCGAAGCGGACGCGCCCGCCCGCAAGGGCCGCCGGCGCGCGCTGTCGGCCCTGCTCGGCGCGGCGGGCATGGGTGTGGGGAGCGCGGCCCTGTGGCAGGCGTGGCGCCAGTGGATGCCCCAGTACGCGGCGACCCTGGCCACGGCCACCGGATGCACGCTGGTGCAGCCCTTGCCCGACGGCAGCACGCTGGCGCTGGACGCGCGCAGCGAAGTCCAGGTGCGCTACACCGCCCTGCGCCGGGGCGTGCAGCTGCTGTCGGGATCGGCGTTCTTTGCCGTCGCACCGGACGCGCAGCGACCGTTCGAAGTGCAGGCCCAGGGCGTGCGCGTGACCGTGGTGGGCACGCGCTTCGAGGTGGCGCTGGAGCCCCATGGCGTGCGCGTCTCCGTGGAAGAAGGCCGGGTGCGGGTGGAAGACCCGCACGGCGCCCCCCTGGAACTGCAGGCCGGCGAGCAGGTGCTTCTGCCGCCGCAAGCGCCTGCGCAGCGCAGCGCCCGCACCGGCACGGTCGCGCCCTGGCGCGATGGCTGGCTCGAGTTCCACCACACGCCGCTGGGCGAAGCGGTGCAGCGCCTGGGCCGCTACAGCGCCCTGCCCCTGTCGGTGGAGCCGGACGCGGCCGACCTGCCGGTGCTGGCGCGGGTGCGCATCGCCGACGCGCGCCAGTGGCTGCGCCTGCTGCCGGGCAGCCTGCCCGTCGCGGTGCGCGAGGCAGGCGGCGGCGCGATCGTCATCGCCCGGCGCTGA
- the cysK gene encoding cysteine synthase A, protein MPVQNILQTIGNTPHVRINRLFGAGANVWVKSERSNPGGSIKDRIALAMVEDAEKSGALKPGGTIIEPTSGNTGIGLALVAAVKGYKLVLVMPESMSLERRRLMLAYGATFDLTPKEKGMKGAIARAQELAASTPGAWIPQQFENPANIDVHVRTTAQEILADFPEGIDVLITGVGTGGHLTGVARVLKAKFPQLKVFAVEPVASPVISGGQPAPHPIQGIGAGFIPKNLDTSVLDGVIQVDAEPAREYARRSAREEGLLVGISSGATLAAIAQKLPELPAGAKVLGFNYDTGERYLSVDGFLPNA, encoded by the coding sequence ATGCCCGTTCAGAACATCCTGCAGACCATCGGCAACACGCCCCATGTGCGCATCAATCGCCTGTTCGGCGCGGGCGCCAACGTGTGGGTGAAGTCGGAGCGCAGCAACCCCGGCGGATCGATCAAGGACCGCATCGCGCTGGCGATGGTCGAGGACGCAGAGAAGTCCGGCGCGCTGAAGCCCGGCGGCACCATCATCGAGCCGACCTCCGGCAACACCGGCATCGGCCTGGCGCTGGTGGCGGCCGTCAAGGGCTACAAGCTGGTGCTGGTGATGCCCGAGAGCATGTCGCTGGAACGCCGCCGGCTGATGCTGGCCTACGGCGCCACGTTCGACCTGACGCCCAAGGAAAAGGGCATGAAGGGCGCCATCGCCCGCGCGCAGGAGCTGGCCGCGAGCACGCCGGGCGCGTGGATCCCGCAGCAGTTCGAGAACCCCGCCAACATCGATGTCCACGTGCGCACCACCGCGCAGGAAATCCTGGCGGACTTCCCCGAAGGCATCGACGTGCTGATCACCGGCGTGGGCACCGGCGGCCACCTGACGGGCGTGGCCCGCGTGCTGAAGGCGAAGTTTCCGCAACTCAAGGTGTTTGCGGTCGAGCCCGTGGCCTCGCCCGTGATCTCCGGCGGCCAGCCGGCGCCCCACCCCATCCAGGGCATCGGCGCGGGCTTCATCCCGAAGAACCTGGACACCAGCGTGCTGGACGGCGTGATCCAGGTCGACGCCGAACCCGCCCGCGAATACGCCCGCCGCTCGGCGCGCGAAGAAGGCCTGCTGGTCGGCATCTCGTCCGGCGCCACGCTGGCGGCCATCGCCCAGAAGCTGCCCGAGCTGCCGGCCGGCGCCAAGGTGCTGGGCTTCAACTACGACACGGGCGAGCGCTACCTGTCGGTGGACGGCTTCCTGCCCAACGCCTGA
- a CDS encoding TonB-dependent siderophore receptor, whose amino-acid sequence MPAQPLDQALNQLARQAGLQLLAPPALVQGVQAPAVQGRMAPAAAIAQLLRGTGLSGQIRAQTLVVERAPAASSATLSEVRVTGRAGADAGTTTGPAGNYVARRSAAGTKTATALVETPQSISVVTAEEMQATKAQNLTDALAYTAGVFRTEGNDRTADRLFIRGFYSDAIEGSIYRDGLKSMVNAFNGKAEPYGLERVEVLKGAASVLYGSAGPGGVIHMVSKRPTADLVREVNVETGSYDRKQLSADLGGALTDDGVWTYRLTALARDSNTFVDFVPDDRTYIAPALKWQPSADTSLTLLSYYQKSRTKYVFGFPARGTVLPNPNGRIPENRYLGEPGRDRSESTLRSVGYQFEHAFSDRLRLRNHLNVFDAESTMPATWPLTGDFSDAALRTLPRFAESRREDASSAIAMDLSLEYRWDLGSTQNTLLVGTDHTRQKHRSARWLRMAAPLDAYDPVYGRPDLTPEVQRPYRASRRERHDLTGLYVQNQSRIADRWVLLLGGRNDWSRDRESPYFEAENWTRERSHAFSGRAGLVYLAPNGLAPFVSWSESFQPQSGTDRSGTRFQPTTGTQYEAGVRYQPEGRDLLLTAAVYQLTRQNVTTTDPVDNAFTVQTGEVRSRGLELEAKLQATRSLGLLAAYAYTDARTTRSNDPAEVGKRTGAVPRQQLSLWTDYAFGALGLPGWKAGAGVRFVGSSTATYIEGVRVPSYTLLDAMVGYETGPWRFTLNLSNLADRVHVTNCIDVCYYGEPRRVTAAASYRW is encoded by the coding sequence GTGCCCGCCCAGCCCCTGGACCAGGCTCTGAACCAGCTGGCCCGCCAGGCCGGACTGCAGCTGCTGGCGCCGCCCGCGCTGGTGCAGGGCGTGCAGGCGCCCGCGGTGCAGGGCCGGATGGCGCCTGCGGCCGCCATCGCGCAACTGCTGCGGGGTACCGGGCTGTCCGGCCAGATCCGCGCGCAGACGCTGGTGGTGGAGCGTGCACCCGCCGCGTCCTCGGCCACCCTGTCGGAAGTGCGCGTGACGGGCCGCGCCGGCGCCGATGCCGGAACCACCACCGGGCCCGCCGGCAACTACGTCGCCCGGCGCAGCGCCGCTGGAACCAAGACCGCCACGGCCCTGGTGGAAACGCCGCAGTCCATCTCGGTCGTGACCGCCGAGGAGATGCAGGCCACCAAGGCGCAGAACCTGACGGATGCCCTGGCCTACACCGCCGGGGTGTTCCGCACCGAAGGCAACGACCGCACCGCCGACCGGCTCTTCATCCGCGGCTTCTACTCCGACGCCATCGAGGGCAGCATCTACCGCGACGGGCTCAAGTCGATGGTGAACGCCTTCAACGGCAAGGCCGAGCCCTACGGACTGGAACGCGTGGAAGTGCTCAAGGGCGCGGCCTCGGTGCTCTACGGCAGCGCCGGCCCGGGCGGCGTGATCCACATGGTCTCCAAACGCCCGACCGCCGACCTGGTGCGCGAGGTGAACGTGGAGACCGGCAGCTACGACCGCAAGCAGCTCTCGGCCGACCTGGGCGGCGCGCTGACGGACGACGGCGTGTGGACCTACCGCCTGACCGCCCTGGCCCGCGACAGCAACACCTTCGTGGACTTCGTGCCCGACGACCGCACCTACATCGCTCCCGCGCTGAAGTGGCAACCCTCCGCGGACACCTCGCTCACGCTGCTGTCGTACTACCAGAAGAGCCGCACCAAGTACGTGTTCGGCTTCCCCGCGCGGGGCACCGTGCTGCCCAACCCCAACGGCCGCATTCCGGAGAACCGCTACCTGGGCGAGCCGGGCCGCGACCGCAGCGAGAGCACCCTGCGCTCGGTCGGCTACCAGTTCGAGCATGCCTTCTCGGACCGGCTGCGGCTGCGCAACCACCTGAACGTCTTCGATGCGGAGTCCACCATGCCGGCCACCTGGCCGCTCACCGGCGACTTCTCGGACGCGGCGCTGCGCACCCTTCCGCGGTTCGCCGAATCGCGGCGGGAGGACGCCTCGTCCGCCATCGCCATGGACCTGTCGCTGGAGTACCGCTGGGACCTGGGCAGCACGCAGAACACCTTGCTGGTAGGCACCGACCACACGCGCCAGAAGCACCGCTCGGCCCGCTGGCTGCGCATGGCCGCGCCGCTCGATGCGTACGACCCGGTGTACGGCCGGCCCGATCTCACGCCCGAGGTGCAGCGCCCCTACCGCGCCTCGCGCCGCGAGCGGCACGACCTGACGGGCCTGTACGTGCAGAACCAGTCGCGCATCGCCGACCGCTGGGTGCTGCTGCTGGGCGGCCGCAACGACTGGTCGCGAGACCGCGAATCGCCCTACTTCGAGGCGGAGAACTGGACGCGGGAGCGCTCCCATGCCTTCTCCGGCCGCGCCGGCCTGGTGTACCTGGCGCCCAACGGCCTGGCGCCGTTCGTGAGCTGGAGCGAGTCCTTCCAGCCCCAGTCGGGCACCGACCGCAGCGGCACGCGGTTCCAGCCGACCACCGGCACGCAGTACGAAGCCGGCGTGCGCTACCAGCCCGAGGGCCGCGACCTGCTGCTGACCGCCGCCGTGTACCAGCTCACGCGGCAGAACGTGACCACCACCGACCCGGTGGACAACGCCTTCACGGTGCAGACCGGCGAGGTGCGCTCGCGCGGTCTGGAGCTGGAAGCCAAGCTGCAGGCCACCCGCAGCCTGGGCCTGCTGGCGGCCTACGCCTACACCGACGCCCGCACCACGCGCAGCAACGACCCGGCCGAGGTGGGCAAGCGCACCGGTGCCGTGCCGCGCCAGCAGCTGTCCCTGTGGACGGACTACGCCTTCGGCGCGCTGGGCCTGCCGGGCTGGAAGGCCGGCGCGGGCGTGCGCTTCGTGGGCAGTTCCACGGCGACCTACATCGAAGGGGTGCGGGTGCCGTCGTACACGCTGCTCGACGCCATGGTGGGTTATGAGACGGGGCCGTGGCGCTTCACGCTCAACCTGTCGAACCTGGCCGACCGCGTGCACGTGACCAACTGCATCGACGTCTGCTACTACGGCGAGCCCCGCCGCGTCACCGCAGCGGCCAGCTACCGCTGGTAA